DNA sequence from the Flavobacterium lipolyticum genome:
TCCTTCCCGAACTTTGTTTCGGAATTAAGCCTGAACCCCTAAGGCAATATCCCCGCCTGTAAGTGTCTGCTCGCCGATATTGCACAAAAAAGCCGAAAACTAAATTTCGGCTCTCTTTTCTTTTTTGTTTTGAAGTCGCTTCTTTATCTGATAGAGGTTCTGATGAAGAAGCTTCAAAATCTGCTTATGATGCGGGGAAACCCTGTTTTTGTCTCCCCTGCACTGCAGAACCTCAAGTGAGGGAAGCGCCACCTCTATGGTCTCCACAGGCTTGTTCTCGAATCTAGCCGACAGGATAAGGGAGTTTCTCTTCTTGTAGTATTCATTGGCAAATACGCAGTGGCGGAGCATATCGCCCTGTTCGAGAAAATCTTGCACACTTTCCATCACGCAGATGGAAAGATTCTCACGAGTGAACTCCAGTCCGAAAAACTGTTTCTTCTGCTCTTTATAGCCAATCTGGGCCTGCTGTATTTCTTGGCGAAGCTCTTTTATATGCTGACGCCTTTGGATTATGCGTTTTCTCTCCACAAGCCTGTCGTGCACCTTTTCCAAATTCTCAGGACATACATTATCTGCATTATTCAAATCCTTTTTGAACCATCTGAGCAGGGAGATGTAATCTTCCCACATTGTAAAATCCTTTACCTTGTAATGGTTCTTAGCGCAGGTTTTGACTGCCTGCCAGTTCTCTCTTATGTGCTGTGAGTGCGAAACTAAATAATGGGCAAGAAAATCGGTCTGTCCTGTCTTTAGGAGCGTCTCTGCATGTGAATCTTTCAAAAGGGCGGTAAAGAGAATCTGCGGAGCAATGCCGTAGAAACTGCCCTTGAAGCCGTTTCTTTTCAATACCGAAATCGCCTTTGAAGATGAATAAACCTTATAAGGATTAATGCGGTATTTTGGGGAACTCTCAAAACTTTTCGGGCGGATTTCAAGGGAAGTATAATATTTCCATGCATCATAGGCCTGCGAGAAAACATTGGTGCCGAGAGAAAGCGTTCGTACCTCCGCTTTCACGTTTATCCAATGCTGCATCACTTCCTTATGAAAATAAGTCGGCATACAGTTCTTTTTCATGTCCTTGTGCGAACAGATGATGCGCACCACCTGAAATCCTCCGCACACATCCAAAACAGCAAAATATTCTATTTCTTTGAAATGCACCTGATTATATTGCTGCATTTTCAGCCTGCCTCTGCATGCTGTACAGTTGATATACTTTTGGCAGGATGCTTTCTGAGCATCAGGCTTCCACGAGTGTGCACAGTCAAGGCAGTGGAATTTCCCTCTTGAAGGCACGCCCCATTTGATGAAAATATTTCTCTCTGCCCAAACCTGCATCTTTTGGGTTATAGGGGCAAGGGTCTCACTCAGGGACACAATCTGCTTTTCGATGATGGTTTTAGGTATCATAGGTCAAAAAGTGTCAATGTTCTTGATTCGGCTTTGGGAGCAATGACTGCCGTTTTTACTACGGCAGTATTCTGCGGAAGTTCGGGCATAGTAGTAAACAAATCAGCCTTTGCAGGCGGACTAGCCACTACCCTGCAAATAATTGGATGAGGCTGTCCGATGCTGTCATCGGTGTAGTATTTGACCGCCATGTCAAATATTTCCTGATTGTCAAAGGCGCACAGTCCTGTTTTTTTTACCTCGCCGAAAATGTAATTGCAACAGTTTTCCAAGTTTTTGGATTCCTTGGCGAAGTCCTTTGCAAAGACAGCATCGGCAAGGGCGGTCTGATTGAGGTAATTTTCTATAGCGGTCTTAAAGTTTTCTGAAGCTTTCATAAGACATGATTTAAGATGAAACAAAAAGTTTATTCAAAAGAGGTTCTGTAGATGTCATAACAGTATTCTTCAAAACAGAGCCAACACATAAAGGTGTAGTGAGGCAGATCGTAGCGGTCTTTTACAGCTTCCCCAAGGAAATCTTCCATTTCTTTTCTGATGTCTTCCAAATCGTCTAGATGTTCGATGTAGAATTTTTTACAGTCGGCATGATAAATAAACTGGGATATCATACCGCTGATGCATCCCCCTTTCTGCATGTCTTCAAGGAATGCTTTTAGCTGTTCTTTTTTTGTTCCTTCATAGGACTGCATTTCTAAAAGGACAATCCTTTGGAATGCATCGTGAACTTCATACTCGGCGTATATTGATTTTTTCAAGGCTTTCATAACTCATTTCTTTAGGCTTGTATAATTGATTCGAATTAAAAAGGCAGGTCGTCAGGCTGTTCCTTTTTGCTATTTTTGGCGGGAACGGCAGAAGCCTGCAGGGGCTGAGAATCTGAGACAAACACCAATATTTTGATGTTGCTTGTGTGAAAAGTGAGGCTTGCTACAGCCTTGCCCTCAGAATTTATATAGGCGTTCACTCCTACTCTTCCGTAGAGTTCCACCATTGCGCCTTTTTTGAGCCATTGTGCAACACCTGCGCTGAGCCAATACGAGCACTCGATATAGGTGACTATTTTTGTTGTTTCTGTACTTCCTTTGGCTTTGTAAGTATCGTTAACTGCTATAGAGAAGTTTACCACCTCCCTGTCTTTTGCTGTTTTGGCAACAACTGCATCCCTTGTCAAACGTCCCGTGATTTCCATGATTTCTAAATTTTAAGTGATTACTTGTTTTAAAATTCTTTTCCCCTGCCTTTCCCACAAAATGTTTTCAAAAGAAAAACGGAAAAAAAGAAAGCAGTAATAAAGCGGGCATCAAGGAAACGGAGGGCTATAAGTCCCGGAGGGCGGCAGCGCCGTTATGCGCCTGCAGGATCCGGCGCACGCTAACTTGGCTGCCTTTTTATCCGTTTCGAATGAAAACTGTAATCTCTAAAAACTTGATTATATTTGATTTCAAAAAGATTGTGCAGGCAGTAAAAAACTGCAGAGATTTGCTAACTAAAATGCAGGATATGGATAAGGGAAGCCAGAAGAAAATACATTTCAGAAGTGGTATAGATACTTCTTTACTAGCGGAAAAACCAGAACATTCATGGACCAACATCCTGCCGCAAAGGTATTTTAACCTTATAGACCGGGATATCTATTTTACCCGGATTCTTGAAAACCAGAAAGAAGGCAAAGTCGAACTCCAGAAGATGCTTGATGAGGCAAGAAAGGTTATCTTTTCGAAAGAAGAGCTCATATACTGGTTTCATAAGATTAAAGAAGATTCCGTACACGAAGCTGAAAACATACTTATCAAACATGAGGCGTCCTTTTTTTCGGAGGAAAAAGACATTGATTTTGAAAGGATAGGATTTCTTATAGGCACTTATGAGGAAGCTGAAAAATTCCTGTCGATAATGACTGCAATTGAACCTATAGAAGACGAGAGGGCGCATTATTCCCTACTAGACGAACTTGAAAAAATTGATGAACAATTTCTCGAGACAGATGAGATCCCTGGCTACTATAACGTCCAGACCCATCCAAAAATCAAGCTTAGAACGCATCAGCTGAAAGATTTAAGGCACGACTGGGATGAAATGCTGAAAAAGCATGCTGATTCTGAAAATACATTTGAAGGATTTGGAAACATTGCCTATCTGCTGGATCAGTATCATACCGAATTTGTATGGGCAATATATCAAACAAAGCCAAGAGGAAATATTAAAGCGCTTCTGGACTTCCACTACAATTCATTCAGCAGGGAGAAAGTCCTATTTCTTAACCATATAGAATTCAGGATACTCCCGAGATTGGTAAATATTACAGGTACGAGCCATAAATTGTATGAGGGATTATTTTATGAATGGCTGAATGAAAAAAGAGAAAAACTCACAATTGAGGAGAAGGATTTTTTATTAAGATCCGTGCTCAGCGTATGCATGACATTTCTGGATAATGTTTTTGAATATAGAAAATCCAAAAGTGAGAATAAATATAATATACTGATACGCAATTTTTTGAAGCACGCACTCAGCAGCCGCAATTGGAGTGTAAAAGACCAGTCTATGGGAGGAACGACGGATCCAGCAACTGAATCCAACACTTCGGGAATTGCCTTCAGAGACATTATAATTGAGAATGAACATTCAGATCATATATCGGCTATGGAATGCCTGAGAATAAAATCTATTCCAAGAGATGAATCGACAGATACAATAATAAGGGACCATCTGGTAAAAATTTTCCGAAATGAACCTCTTGGAATCAGCCCTCTATTTATAGTGGTGTACTGCGAGAGCAAATCTTTTGAAGAAACCTGGAAAAAATATCAGACTTATATTGAGCAGATAGATTTTGGAAAATATCAGAGTCTGGGCATTGATAAAGAATTTGAAATAGATACCCCAGCTAATTTAAAAATTGCAAAAATAAACCACTTCAGAAGTTCAAAAAATGTTGAAATTTATCATTTATTCATAAATATGAATCCTTAATGAGAGATCTTAATTAATTTTTTATCTGCAAATCAAACACTCCAGCGATAATAAAAACCGGCTATGAAATCTAATCTTTTAGTGTTTTAAGCAGTGTACTGTAGATTGCCGCAGTCAGATTTTCGTTTACTCCATACTGCAGGACGTGTGGCTTCCAACGGTTGACGGTCTGGAATACATCGGCTATGATACCCAACATCGATGTATTCGTAATTGTATGATATAGCATTCTTAATATACATAATTAAGGGCTTAATGCGTAAAATATCATTCAAATTTAAAAAATTTTAAATAATATTTTTAAATGAATAATCATTACAGTTTAATTTTTTATCATTGCCTACTAATAGAAAATTCATCTACGGATCTTAAAGCTATTAAATCAGATTTAAATGTTTATTAAAATATTTAACCTGCAAACTACCATCATCCAAAAATTTCAAATAAAATAAAACTATTTTTTTAAAACCAAATACACCAGTGCGGGATCATTCAGTAGGCGTTCCATTTCGGAATGAATTATATCCTGAACATCCTGTTTTATCTGCAGATAATTCCGCTGAATCATCGCATTATTAAGTTTACGAACCGGGGGGATTTCTTTGTAGTTTTCCATTTCTTTTTTGAGCGCTTTATGATCATTAATAATTTCACTATGAAAAGTTTTAAGCTCAATTTTACAGTCCGGGTCATCTGCTACCATACCCACAAATTCACCAGAACTCAGCCCTGATATTTTCGAAGGGGGCACAGCCGATTCCAATTGTTTTGAGCGGCTGACAGAAGTGTCGGCACTGTTAATGGAAAGGCTTTCCCTATCCTGCATAATTTTTCCGAAACGTTCTGATAATTGTTTGGATGTATCCCCTGTAACCTGCCCGCTTATAATATTTCCAACAATATTCATAATTACATCTGCCTGCTCGCGCCCGTAGTCTTTTCGAAGCTGGCTGAAATCCTGGATTCCTAAACAAGCCGCTACTTTGTTACTTCTGGCTGTTGCGATCAGGCTGTCCATATTGTTAAGATAAATTGTCGGGAATTCATCAAAGATGAGACTGGATTTCATTTTCCCTTTTTTATTTACAAGTTTCACAAGACGGTTTACATATAGAGATAAAACAGCCCCGTAAATCTGTATTTTCTGAGGGTTGTTTCCCATGCATACAAGCTTAGGTTCATCGGGGTTATTGATATCCAGAGTAAAATCATTTCCTGATAAAACATAGTATAACTGTGGGGAGGAAAGTCTCGCCATAGCGATCTTTGCAGTAGCAATCTGCCCTTCCAGCTGGTCTGTGGCTTCTTGGAGGTAAGCATTAATAAAAGGGTTTATCAGAACCTCAATTTCCTTCTCTGTTCTGAGCAGCGTAAAGAGACTGTCGTAATCAATCTGCATGAGTTCAATGACATGAGGCAGGGTGCAGAACTCACCATCTTTATATTTCCTGAGATACCAGATTACGGCCGATAAAAAATTGATCGGAGACTCTACAAAAAAGTCCCCCTGCCTTTTAATCCATTCCCTGTTAAGCCCCATCAGAATAGTCCTTGCTGATTCCGAAGCATCTGTTATATCTTCCATGCTCTGAGGATCCAGCGGATTACACCTGTGCATAATCTTATCAAAATTTATAAAGTAACATTTGGGCAGGATTTTATAAGCCTGTTTATTATTTTCAAAAGTATTATAGACGATCTTTGACAGGTCATCGTACTTGAAATCATAGACAAACATACTGAAGCCTTTTTTTATATGCTGGGTAATAACATGACGGATCACAAAATAAGATTTTCCAGATCCAGGCGTACCCAGAACCAGCAGCGCACGAAAAGGATTTATAATATTTATCCAGCTGTTTCGAAGTTTCTCTTTTAGATAATATCTGGCAGGCAGATTAATAGAATATTCATTCTCCAGTAGTCTTTCTTCCTGGGGAAAAGTCTCATTGAGCTTATTGAAAATATCCTTGGGGTTCAGCCCGTTTTTTATAATCCGAGAAAGTAGGGTCCCCCCGGAAAGCATCATCAGAAATCCCGTCGAAGTAATTACAATATAAACTATTGCTTTATACGTCTGCAATGAAAATAACAAAAGTGCAAAATAACTTATAAAATAAATGAGCATTCCAGAAATACAATAAGCAAAAGCAGTTTTGTAACTGAGCTTTTCATTTTTTCTTCCTTTTGCACCAATGAGCGAAATCGCGAGAAATCCAAGGGCAAAAAATTTCGATTTATGAAAATTATCAAATAATCCCGCACGATAAATACCTGCTAAAATTTTATCGGTAAACTCACTTACCAGCTGCCACTGGTTGAAGGCTGAATAACAATAATAGTAAAAGTGAATCATCAGAATGATAATCCCTATGAGTCTTGTCATATCAAGAATCTTTCTCAGTGCCTGTTCATTTTCTCCCGTCTGCATTCCCATGATATTAAATTTTTATTGATTATCTGACTGCCCTTTTCTTTTTCTCTTCCTGCGTTTTGATTTAAGCTGATTGGGCAGGTAAGTCTGTACGGATTCCATCCGGGTCAATACATCCAAAACTTTAGCCAGAGCAGTATCGAAATTATCCGTTTTACTAATTTCAAATAAATCTTTATTCGATATATTTCCCTGTATTTCAACTTTGGATTTTATCTTTATGTCCTTATCGGAACCCTGCAGAGTTTTACCCCTTAAATTACAGCGTTCTTGTACTGCCTTTGCGCTGTACTGTTTGCCTAAATCACTTCCATTAAACACACATTTTGTAGTATGATCCACATAGGTGATGCCGTAAATCAATCCGGCAGCACTTTTTCTTGAAACAATATTAATCCCTTCTTTTTCGAGCAATTTTCCGAGCTCGGAAAATGAAATACTTTTATTAAGAAACGCCAGGTCGACAGCATTCTTTATCCTGTTTTTCATCGATATATCACCGTTGCCGACGGACATAAATTTTTGTTCTAAAAATTTAAGAGTCGGCTTATTATAAAAGTCACTGGCTTTAATAGGAACCCCGATAGGTTTTCCATCGCTGTCAAGTATGCGGTACACCAATCCTTCTGCTTTAAAAATCCTTGAGTCTTCAGATCCCCGATCAGCAAAAACATTGTAAAGCTTGAGCACAGCATTGAGTTCAGAAAGACTTGAATATTTATAGGTTGAAAGCACTCCGTCAAGCACTGCTGCAATCGCTTTTTTTGACTGCATTTTTCCGTATGCAATCTTCTGAAGACTGACAGGTTTAAGTACTTTATTTATATTATTTTTACGGCCCTGAGCGGCCACTAAAGAGAACATCTTCTCTATTTCTTTGCGGGCTGTTTCAGACTGGTTCCTGCCAATATTGTGCATATCGATCCTGCTTCCATCCTGCTTAACCTTTATGGACACCAGATGAATATGCGGGTGCCCCGCATCATGGTGGCGGTATACCAAGTAGGGCTGCTCGCCAAAACCAATTTTCTGCATATAGGCATCTGCAATCTGCATTAATTTTTGGTTGGTTAAGGAAATTTCAGAGGGATCAAAATTCAGCGAAATATGTACACTATTGCGCTTTACATTCTCATTTAAAGCATTTTGATTGAGCAGTCTGCTGAGCTTCATTGTAATGCTCATTTTATCGGCTTCAAGAGGATAATTCCCCTCACCTATGCACTCCGCTGCACCTTGTTTTACCTTATTTTCATTATAGTTGAAAATGTTATGCAGTGAATTTCCGGTCTTAATTACTGCAACCATTTTCGGGAGATTTTCTCAATATATTTATTTATCTCTTCTACCTTATTGAAAAGTATTCTGCGCTCCAGTTCATAAGTGATAATCCAGGTTTTAAATTCCGCAATCTGCTGCAATGTATGGAGCTTTTTTACGGCCTGATTAAAGTTGTTTCCTAACGCTTTAAGTTCAGTTCTTAGTCTGATAATCTCAAACATAAATTCATCTAAGGACTGATTGCGGTAGTTCGATGTGATGGGTTTATTGAATATAATTTTCCTTAGATAATCACTAAGTTTTCTGCAGGTGCTTGCCTTCCATTTTTTTTCTATTTCTGCATACTCCCAAGGTGTAAAACGCAGGCCTACAATGCGTGTTCTGTTTGAATTTTCCTTTTCCATCATCTTTCATTTTCATTATTTTCAAACTCTTTTTCTTCTTTCAGTTTCACTGCTCACGAGTTCCGAGTAAAGAGCAGCCAGATTCGGTTGTTTAACAACCGGACATCTGGCCGATTGCAGGAACGTGGCAATCTTTAAACTATTTTAAATATCATTTTAGAATTTCTGCATTTCTGCAGATCACTTAAATCAAATCACAATAGACACATTCTTAGAAAACATCTAAGGACTGTTTCTAAAACTATACGAAGTTAAGTAAGCTCTAGCTATTCAGCCCATCATGGACATATTATGTCCATGATAATTAAAAAGTCTATTTATACTTTTGTGTTAATAAATATTAATTTAAAAACGTGAAAATTATGATGACAACAAATGATGTAGCAAGGGTTTTTGATACTATACTTAGTATTCCCGGGATGAATGAGACGGTAAAGATTGATTTGAAAATTTCACGCAAAAATGTACTGCTCCTAAATCATGTGATTGAGCGTGGGCTCACGGCGCCGGATGATGAAAAATCATCTATTTTGGTTTCTGCAATCCCTAAGGAAAACCTTATGGATTTAAAACAGCTTGCAGAGGAGTGCCTTCAAAAAGCAGGTCTGGCAGAACTTCGTGAAAAGCTGCAGAACCTCAACCAATCCGGAAAATAAACTGATTTAAAATTTACCGGACTTAATGCCAATAAAGAGAAATCTTATTGGCATTTTTTTTCGTTCTTTATCTATCTAAAACTTTGCTTTTTTTTGTTTTTAACTCACAATTGATTGTTTTTGAAAAATACCGGCTTGTTTTAGGTAACAATTACAACCTGTTGTAATTTTGCCTCAGTTCTATTAAGTTAAATATTTATCCTAATCAAATAAATTCGAACTACTGCAGAAATCTCCAAACAATTGTTTTAAATATACCTACAGAAATCATGAAGTTAAACAGCAACCTAGGCACTATTGCCAAAGAAATAATCTGCCTCCTGTATGTGATGCTTTTTGTGTATGCAGCTGTAAGCAAATTATTGGATTTTGAGAATTTCCAAGTACAGCTGGGACAGTCTCCATTATTAAGCGCTTACGCCTCTTACATATCATGGATGGTGCCCACGATCGAGCTATTAGTTGCCTTTCTGCTCTTTATTCCGAAATGGCGCGATTACGGTCTTTATGCCTGCCTGTGTTTAATGACTATGTTTACGGCATATATTTATATTGTCTTGAATTACAGCTCTTTCGTTCCCTGTTCCTGTGGTGGGATTTTAGAGAAAATGAGCTGGAATGTTCATTTAGTTTTTAATTTTTTTTTTGTTGGATTAGCTGTCGTTGCAATTGTTTTGAATTATAGATCTAAAACTGAAAAAATTAGTGTAAAAAACAAATTCTCACCAATTAAAGCTATTCCGATTTTCATATCCTTAAGTATAGTTATTATTATCGCTTTATTTGTCTCTTCGGAAGAAATCATGGAGCACAAAAATCCATTTATCAGGCGATACATCAAACGAACTGTACAGCTTGTCCATTCCAAAGATTTAATTTATAATTCTTATTATTTTTCCGGAAGCAGTCCAGATAAGCTTTATTTAGGAAATTACACCACGCCATTGCAAATCATCTCGATTGACACCTCATTCAAGTTTCAGGATACACACTATATAGAAAATAGTGATCCTAAAATTCATTTTCGCTCTATCAAGATTTTAGTTAGGGAAAAATATTTTTATCTAATGGATGGTAGTGTTCCAAGCATATCAGCGGGCAGTACTGAAGACTGGGAGATTTCCATTAAATTAAAAGGGCTTCCTTATTTTACGACGGCGGAACCCATTGACACATCATCTTTTATATTCCGCAACAACAATGGGATAAAATCGGCCAACATTCTCGGCATTTACACTGCAAATAATGAAAGGAAAATTCAGTATAAGCCAAGTCTGCTGAAAAAGCAGATCGATGGAATTTTTGACACCGACGGCATACTACATTACAGCAGTAAAATGAAAAAGGCTGTGTATGTTTATTTTTATCGTAATGAAATTATAATGGCAGATAAAAATGGAAATTTAGCCTATCGCAGCAAAACAATTGATACTTTTTCAAGAGCAAAAATCAAGGTGTCCTATCTCAAAAACGAAACTGTCCGTAAGATGTCCGCACCACCTCTTACGGTTAATTCACTAAGTACGCTTCATAATAATCTATTGTTTATAGAATCGAAGATTCCAGGCCAATATGAAGATCCTGCTCTTTGGAAACACGCTTCGATAATAGATGTTTATGACATCTCAAAAAAAAGTTATGTTCTGAGTTTCCCAATCTTTAAAATAGGAGATGACAAGCTTAAATCCCTATACTTAACTGATAAGTATCTTTATGTTTTAATTGGCACAAAAGTTTTGATGTACGAGCTGAAAGAGAACCTTAAAAATGCTATGCAAACCGATCAACACACATCCATTGAATAATTTATAAAAGTATACCGGCCGGTGCCAGGAAATAAGATCGAACACCTGTAGAAAATAGTAGATCAAATAACCTTAATACATATTATTATGAAAACCACATTTTTAAAATCGACAATGCCATTTGCACTTGTTGCAGTAATGGGAATTTCGGGCGCTTTTTTGACCACTTCGATGCAGAGCGCATCAAAGCCGCCTGCTCCGGGATACATTAACAGCACTACAAAGCCTTGTGATGTTCCTGTAAACTGTGACAGTACTCCCAAGCCACAAATTTGTGAAGCCAGTGGGCAACAGGCTTTTGGGAAAGCCAACAATTGTCAACAGGTGCGTTATCGTTTAAATTGATTAACAAGATCTCTAAATGCAATGCAGTTCTATATAAGAACTGCATTGTTTTTTTTAGTTAACGGCCTCTTTTGGCCACCCAACTGACTGGTCATTTTTCAGATAGTAATCAAACCACTGATTAATTCTCAAACTCAAATCTTTTTGATTTTTTTCTTTCATTAGGATATGTTTTTCATCCGGATATAGCAGCATAGTCGCTGGTTTTCCCAACCTTCTAAGTGCCATATAAAACTCTACACTCTGGTTCCAGTTTACGTGCCAATCTGATTTACCTGCCCATATTAAAATAGGAGTCTTGATAGAGGTGGCATTAGTTATAGGAGAATTCCTGGAATACAAATCCGGATCCTCAAAAGGGCTTTTTCCCAGGCGCCAC
Encoded proteins:
- a CDS encoding PcfJ domain-containing protein; translation: MIPKTIIEKQIVSLSETLAPITQKMQVWAERNIFIKWGVPSRGKFHCLDCAHSWKPDAQKASCQKYINCTACRGRLKMQQYNQVHFKEIEYFAVLDVCGGFQVVRIICSHKDMKKNCMPTYFHKEVMQHWINVKAEVRTLSLGTNVFSQAYDAWKYYTSLEIRPKSFESSPKYRINPYKVYSSSKAISVLKRNGFKGSFYGIAPQILFTALLKDSHAETLLKTGQTDFLAHYLVSHSQHIRENWQAVKTCAKNHYKVKDFTMWEDYISLLRWFKKDLNNADNVCPENLEKVHDRLVERKRIIQRRQHIKELRQEIQQAQIGYKEQKKQFFGLEFTRENLSICVMESVQDFLEQGDMLRHCVFANEYYKKRNSLILSARFENKPVETIEVALPSLEVLQCRGDKNRVSPHHKQILKLLHQNLYQIKKRLQNKKEKRAEI
- a CDS encoding PcfK-like family protein → MKASENFKTAIENYLNQTALADAVFAKDFAKESKNLENCCNYIFGEVKKTGLCAFDNQEIFDMAVKYYTDDSIGQPHPIICRVVASPPAKADLFTTMPELPQNTAVVKTAVIAPKAESRTLTLFDL
- a CDS encoding DUF7222 domain-containing protein, with product MKALKKSIYAEYEVHDAFQRIVLLEMQSYEGTKKEQLKAFLEDMQKGGCISGMISQFIYHADCKKFYIEHLDDLEDIRKEMEDFLGEAVKDRYDLPHYTFMCWLCFEEYCYDIYRTSFE
- a CDS encoding single-stranded DNA-binding protein; the protein is MEITGRLTRDAVVAKTAKDREVVNFSIAVNDTYKAKGSTETTKIVTYIECSYWLSAGVAQWLKKGAMVELYGRVGVNAYINSEGKAVASLTFHTSNIKILVFVSDSQPLQASAVPAKNSKKEQPDDLPF
- the mobC gene encoding conjugal transfer protein MobC; the protein is MQTGENEQALRKILDMTRLIGIIILMIHFYYYCYSAFNQWQLVSEFTDKILAGIYRAGLFDNFHKSKFFALGFLAISLIGAKGRKNEKLSYKTAFAYCISGMLIYFISYFALLLFSLQTYKAIVYIVITSTGFLMMLSGGTLLSRIIKNGLNPKDIFNKLNETFPQEERLLENEYSINLPARYYLKEKLRNSWINIINPFRALLVLGTPGSGKSYFVIRHVITQHIKKGFSMFVYDFKYDDLSKIVYNTFENNKQAYKILPKCYFINFDKIMHRCNPLDPQSMEDITDASESARTILMGLNREWIKRQGDFFVESPINFLSAVIWYLRKYKDGEFCTLPHVIELMQIDYDSLFTLLRTEKEIEVLINPFINAYLQEATDQLEGQIATAKIAMARLSSPQLYYVLSGNDFTLDINNPDEPKLVCMGNNPQKIQIYGAVLSLYVNRLVKLVNKKGKMKSSLIFDEFPTIYLNNMDSLIATARSNKVAACLGIQDFSQLRKDYGREQADVIMNIVGNIISGQVTGDTSKQLSERFGKIMQDRESLSINSADTSVSRSKQLESAVPPSKISGLSSGEFVGMVADDPDCKIELKTFHSEIINDHKALKKEMENYKEIPPVRKLNNAMIQRNYLQIKQDVQDIIHSEMERLLNDPALVYLVLKK
- a CDS encoding relaxase/mobilization nuclease domain-containing protein, which produces MVAVIKTGNSLHNIFNYNENKVKQGAAECIGEGNYPLEADKMSITMKLSRLLNQNALNENVKRNSVHISLNFDPSEISLTNQKLMQIADAYMQKIGFGEQPYLVYRHHDAGHPHIHLVSIKVKQDGSRIDMHNIGRNQSETARKEIEKMFSLVAAQGRKNNINKVLKPVSLQKIAYGKMQSKKAIAAVLDGVLSTYKYSSLSELNAVLKLYNVFADRGSEDSRIFKAEGLVYRILDSDGKPIGVPIKASDFYNKPTLKFLEQKFMSVGNGDISMKNRIKNAVDLAFLNKSISFSELGKLLEKEGINIVSRKSAAGLIYGITYVDHTTKCVFNGSDLGKQYSAKAVQERCNLRGKTLQGSDKDIKIKSKVEIQGNISNKDLFEISKTDNFDTALAKVLDVLTRMESVQTYLPNQLKSKRRKRKRKGQSDNQ
- a CDS encoding plasmid mobilization protein, coding for MMEKENSNRTRIVGLRFTPWEYAEIEKKWKASTCRKLSDYLRKIIFNKPITSNYRNQSLDEFMFEIIRLRTELKALGNNFNQAVKKLHTLQQIAEFKTWIITYELERRILFNKVEEINKYIEKISRKWLQ
- a CDS encoding MauE/DoxX family redox-associated membrane protein, whose protein sequence is MKLNSNLGTIAKEIICLLYVMLFVYAAVSKLLDFENFQVQLGQSPLLSAYASYISWMVPTIELLVAFLLFIPKWRDYGLYACLCLMTMFTAYIYIVLNYSSFVPCSCGGILEKMSWNVHLVFNFFFVGLAVVAIVLNYRSKTEKISVKNKFSPIKAIPIFISLSIVIIIALFVSSEEIMEHKNPFIRRYIKRTVQLVHSKDLIYNSYYFSGSSPDKLYLGNYTTPLQIISIDTSFKFQDTHYIENSDPKIHFRSIKILVREKYFYLMDGSVPSISAGSTEDWEISIKLKGLPYFTTAEPIDTSSFIFRNNNGIKSANILGIYTANNERKIQYKPSLLKKQIDGIFDTDGILHYSSKMKKAVYVYFYRNEIIMADKNGNLAYRSKTIDTFSRAKIKVSYLKNETVRKMSAPPLTVNSLSTLHNNLLFIESKIPGQYEDPALWKHASIIDVYDISKKSYVLSFPIFKIGDDKLKSLYLTDKYLYVLIGTKVLMYELKENLKNAMQTDQHTSIE